The sequence AATGACCGAAATCAGCATAGTATTCATCTTTCACGGTGTACCCAAACTCGTAAGGTTGAGCCTaaacaattcatttgaatCCCAATTAAAATACAAACTATTAGACAACATTTCCAAATGATAACTTACCTCATAGCTGACTTCTCCGTACGAAGAGGAGTGGTATTTGGGAGCTTCATATTTAGGAGCCACGTACTTTGGTGCGTATTCGTCGGACCTGTAGGAATCGGCGGCGGCAATAGCGAAGACGGCGGCGAggatgaagaactgttgaTACAATAAATTGAATATAATTTCTAGTACAATGCCTGCTGGTGGCAGTTGGAAAGTCAAAACGAtgtttaccttcattttgcaGGAGAAGTGAGTTGCTTGAAACAGTTTGGATGACTGATGCTTTGATTGGCTTCGATAGGTACTTTTATACCGAATTTTGAGAGTGAGAATAATTCAGGGCAATTATGGGGTATGGCACATTGCCAAGCACAGTTTAAAGAAAAGTGATGGTCTAACTGGATTAGGAGTTATTCTGGAACAAGTCGTTAGGTATGTTGAGCGATAACGGGTTACTTACGAGCAAAGTTTGTGGCCCTGTGCCATAAATTCATTGCCATGACGAGACTCTGAGTCGGTACGCTGCTTTGTTAAACAAATGATTTCAACCTCAGTTCTAATTTCAAACGATGACGTTTTTTGAAAGTCGTTGTACAATCAAGTTGATAGTAATCCCTCTTTGATTGGATCGACACTTATTCGGGGAGTGGTTCACAAAGCTTAGAGGTACGGTGTTCTCGAAAGTGTACAGTGTGCACGCAATAGGGAAAGTCCCGTTTTCTAATGGACTTACTTGTTGACCATGAAGATATACAGATCGAGATCATCGCCCAAAAATGGTCTAGTGAACTTGTAGTAGAGTTCGTCCTTAAAATGGAACGGTGCAAAacacttttcctttctccattttttttggcataatcaaacatttttctcatttattgAACACAGAAATAAGCAACACACATGCACTACAACAAAGACATCACTCTACGGTATTTAAAGGCGAGCGAGTAGCTGAAAAGGTATCAGTTACTCAACTGTCTCAAACATTCTACCAGCTTCTCAACATGCAGGTAAAATTTACTATGCACTCAAACGATTCAATATTATTGTTTATAATTCTAACAACATCCCTGTTTCAATATTCAAGTTCTTCGTACTCGCCGCCTTGATCGCTGTCGCCGCAGCCAATTCCGACTATCATGGCTCAACTTATCCGACTTCATCTTACAACAGGCCATCTTATTCACCTTCAACTTACGACGTCCAGCACTACGTAAGTCCAATTGCCTTATCTTTCACCCACTCAAAGCAGTTTCTAAATGAACGATTGCCCCTTCCGTAGGCCCCACAGCCGCACGCTTTCAACTGGGCCGTCAACGATGGTTATGGCAGCGACTACGGCCACATTGAGACCAGCGATGGCAAAGTGACAACCGGATCTTACCGTGTTCTGCTTCCCGACGGCCGCACTCAGATCGTCACCTACAAAGCTGATGAATACGGTTACACCGCTGATGTGAAATACGAAGGTGAAGCCAAATACCCCACTTACTCCGCACgtacttactccgcaccagctTACTCCGCCCCAGCTTACTCCGCCCCAGCT comes from Daphnia carinata strain CSIRO-1 chromosome 2, CSIRO_AGI_Dcar_HiC_V3, whole genome shotgun sequence and encodes:
- the LOC132088589 gene encoding pro-resilin-like, which encodes MQFFVLAALIAVAAANSDYHGSTYPTSSYNRPSYSPSTYDVQHYAPQPHAFNWAVNDGYGSDYGHIETSDGKVTTGSYRVLLPDGRTQIVTYKADEYGYTADVKYEGEAKYPTYSARTYSAPAYSAPAYSAPAYSAPVYSAPVYKTSANVARDY